From the Populus nigra chromosome 13, ddPopNigr1.1, whole genome shotgun sequence genome, the window ccaataaataaaatcaaaaaaccacaaagtcaattttttaaaaaaaaaactaatctcgaacaatgaaattaaaaaaaagaatcaataaaaaaaatattagcccacgttaattttttaaattcatgaccGAATTATAAGACCGCGTTAACTGTAAATTTCACCATTcctcatttttgttttataataattttttaaaaaatgataagcaaaattaaattttttaagtttgaattcaaaaacatattatatatataaaaaataatgtccgATAAATATGatgatttatcataaattacGAACATGCTTAGTTTCTATATgcaaaaactattttgaaaaaacaaaaaaaaacacgattAGAATTATAAGAAACAATAAACCAATACATTCATGTGGGTCAAGTGAATTAggtaaatttctaaaataagcACAAATATGTCAATAATTACATGTGAACGTCACAAGGAAATGCCCAAAAAGGGTCTCGAGTAGACACGTGTACCACTCACAGTCACAGGGATGTTTCCTATAAGTAGAGAAAAGAACGGACGCTAAggcttaatttatttaattttgaactaAATATTGTCTCTCTAGAACACTTTTAACTTCCCTTCAAAGGTCAATCTCTCCATGCTGCTTGAGGCTGGCAAAACGTGTGATGCACAAGTTGGAAACCTCTCTAGAGAAAAACCCTAATAAATGCACAATAATTCGAGTTATAATGTCATGGAAGGTTTCACATTCATGGCAATGGCGAAACAGTTGCCATGCGTGACCTAAAATTAGGAAAGGAAACAAATGCTTTTTGTAACAAAGCTTTGAAAATAGTGGGGGAGGAAAAGGAAGAACATAAATGACACTCATCCTTAGGAAGAAGTGATTGATATCTAATTCAATTACCTCAACCAATTGTGTAAAATGTGAAGTAAATTagagtatatattttttttgatttgcgTGTGgtatccgggccagcttacgcgcaccacgactattccccacggcccattgaacatcctgcaagcccaggagcaggtaaggcaccgcgggggtgacaaacgtgcacatagagggtcgaacccgggacgggaaCGGAACAaatcacacgattgaccacaacAGCTAGACCCTTGATTAGTGATAGAGTTATTAAACATGATTAAAGTTATGAATTACGAGTTGGATAGGTAAggtgaatcaaaataatattattttaatttttttaaattaaaacaaagttattttaatgtttttaaaaaataaaatctggttTTTATTGGGTCTCGGGTTGATcgaccttatttttttttttaaaaatctatgttATTTAAATCTGAGATTAATCTatttaaacatttaaatttaaaatctttttttgttctcctaacatttaaattttatttgaacttcATCATAAAGGAGAGAGGAGTTCTTATCTTCTCTACATCCCTTTTCATTTAATGGCATAACATGGAGGGGAGTCATCCGGCTCTTGTTGGCATTGATGGTTTTGACATAATAGTACAAGTAAATCAATTGAAATCTATTTCTAGGAGAAAGAACATGAACTCAGATCTCaattttactctctctctcaattaaTTGAAAGACAAACCATGAAACATAGAAAATGAAcgaatttagtttttaatttgatttcatctgatttatttttttttaagaaatcccatttaattaatttttttttatccaaaccgAACCGTTGAAACCAATCCTCACATTCAATACAAAATGTTGAgtattcctctttttttttattattaacttctAGTTTAGGCAGGATGGGATCCCAAGTTTCTTGGGGAAGGGCCAAGCCCAAAATCAGAATACAAGGTCACTACCCTAGCCACCAGGCCGGTGCAAGAGAAAACCAAGCTGAAAAAAGAGAGGCACCTCCATGGAGCCCATCCTCACACATTTCAAGCCGACAACCGAGAAAACCAGCCTGAAGGACTCGATCATATTTACATCGGAGGGGTGTTGAAAATGGACAAGTAAATCTCCGAACTCACGTAAAGAGTTAAGGAAGTGAAGTGGCATGATTGAGTAGAATGAATGCCTCGAACACTGATAACTTTTGGCCCAGAAAGTTTCTCCTTCGACATATTTTGAGGCGAGCTTCGTCTATCTGAGACCATGGACACTGATTTGCATTGCTTTTTTTGGGAGGATGATCACGGAATAACACAAAAATAGATCATGGAATGTTGTAAAATAGTGTGATTTGGACCAGACAATCTCATACTCGTGAGGCCATGGCTGCAACTGCCATAGCTCTCAAGCATGGCCAATGCCAATTTCGGCTTTCTTGTTTGAGGAATTGGATGAAGGCCAAGACAGGGTGAATCTTTGTAAGCTCAACTCTCATAAATTTTCGGCCTTGCTAGCTTTCAAAGACGTTCTCATTTATAGCATAAGTTCTCAACAACCTCGTAAACATTTTTATGTATGTACGTGGCAATTTTGCTTTAAACCCAATTGAATAAGAATGTAGAAACCAACAAatattgttataaaaattaGACCGGTTTACGGCCATCATAAAACCTGGATCGATcgagtttaaagaaaaaaataaaataaaataaatcggttaattttataactttatcAACTTGAAACTGATTTAGTCAAAACCCGACTCTTGTAACCATGGACCCGATCTTTCTTATTCTAGTTCGAGATTTATAACTataccaacaaaaaataatgtttttccatcctctcaaatttgaaagatttcaTTTATACACATGTTTATTTTCAAGCATAAGCTTATGATGTTCTTCTATAACTAGTAAAACAAAGCAAGTTTTCCATACAACGAAAATCAATGACAAAAGATTTCTTGCCAATATTTTGAGATGCCATCCTCCTGTCAATTTACCAAGAAGGTTGTCATTGGAATTGAGGAATTTTACTTTCAGGAGCTATAAGAGTCGTTTTGTAAACTACAGGGACTAAAGTGTACACTGGATccaaaaaatgaagaaacaaaaaacctCATCTCCTTCAATAACAAAATCTCCATAACCACACTCCAAAACCCCCTCCAAAAACCCACACAAATGGTATCATCTCTTCGACTCCCCTCACTAACCTCACTCTTCTCCTCTCCCTACCTCCGCCGCCCTCCTCCCTTACTCCTCCgtccccaccaccaccacaaacTCTCCTTACCTCCACTAACCACAGCCTTCTCCTCCCAAACCACATCAGCATCCACAACGGAAAACCCCAAGAAACAAACTAACCAAGACCAAAAAGTAATCACTCCTCGGTCTCAAGACTTCAATGCTTGGTATGTTGACATCATTGCTAATGCTGAACTTGCTGATTATGGTCCAGTTCGTGGCACCATGGTCATTCGTCCCTACGGTTATGCCATCTGGGAAGCCATTCAGGTcctttaaaattcaaactttttgATTGAAGGAGGAAAgttttgagctttttttttcaattggatgTTGAAATTTCTGAgctttttgtgtttcttttgaGTGTACAGGATTATTTGAATGTGAAGTTTAAGGAGACCGGACATAGTAACATGTACTTTCCTCAGGTTTGTTTTGTGGGAGCTTTTTCTCTTTATTGAACTGTTGAATGCTACAAATGTAGGGCTGTGATTGAGTTGAGTGAAGTGTTATGATATGTGGGTTTGGTTTGTTTAGGTCACTTTGAGTTGCTGAAGTGCTGTAGTTAGATTTGTCCTCTTTTTGAACACGTTTAGGTTAATGTTGAGGTTTTATGACACAAAAGGATCAAGGTAATATAAACAAGTTATCATGATAATGAATATCAGGAtccatttgtattttttgtttcattagAAATGCAGCATGCtttaacatgaatttttaaaatcaactcttaaaagcATATATTTTGTGGTCATGGACATTTTAAGCCGAGTATTGTATCATTTGAGTTTGTTTGTGAATGatgttgaatttgaattatgtgaTTAATTCGGTTTGTTTTGCATACAAAAGAGTTTGTGTACGATGTTTTAATGTGACAAATCCAAGCTGCGCTGTAgtagcatggttttttttacaaatgCAACTGTATGTGTTTTCTGTGGATGGGGTTTTGTTTCAGTTTGTCCTTAATACTTGTAACGGTAATGTGTGCTGCAGTTTATACCATTCTCCTTTATTGAGAAAGAAGCTAGTCATGTTGAGGGGTTCAGTCCAGAATTGGCTCTTGTAACTATTGGGGGAGGGAAGGAACTTGAAGAAAAACTTGTGgtaatatttgattttgtttagtCATGGAAAATTAATGGttgatgaaaaatttatgttgcttcattttcatgaaaaaaacatgACCTGAGTCTTGGCTTTGATTGTTGCACTTGTTGAGGTTGTGGCAGGTTCGACCCACTAGTGAAACCATAGTGAATCACATGTTTACTCAGTGGATTCATAGTTATCGTGATCTTCCTCTCATGGTAAACCAGGTAAAAGTTCGGTTACCCATTGCAAATAGTTTCCAGTCATGGAGGGTTTGTTATGTACAACTGttccactttttttcttttttcttttttcatttcttcctcttagtattttttttcccatttcagTGGGCAAATGTCACAAGATGGGAGATGCGCACAAAGCCGTTTGTGAGGACTCTTGAATTTCTGTGGCAGGAGGGTCACACAGCTCATGCAAATCCAGAGGAGGCAGAAAAGGAGGTTTGCATCTTATAGAATTGTAGGATTCTTCACATCTTATTCACACTGGCATTTGTGTTAAATGGGTTTTTGCTGCTGAATTGCAGGCATTGCAGATGATTGACGTCTATACAAAATTTGCTTATGAGCAAGCTGCAATACCTGTTATTGCAGGTAgaaaatcaaaagcagaaactTTTGCTGGTGCTGATAGGACATATACAATAGAGGCTATGATGGGTGATCGGAAGGCATTACAGGCTGGAACTAGCCACAACCTCGGGCAAAACTTTTCTCGGGCTTTTGGAACCCAGGTATTTTACTCAGAAGTTAATAGATGAGATTATTTCAGAGACTTTCTGCGAGTTGCTACCAGCTGAGTGTTTTGTTGCTCCATTTCTTACAAGGTACCGCGTGAATACATAGAAAACCCAACAGTTTAATATTGGAAATCTTTCATTGAATCCTTTTTAGTGAATTATCAGCTAATTTCTGTGAATGAATCCACGGAAAATAGATTTCCCTGCTGGCTTGCATGACCATCACATTCATGCTTTTTGTCAAAGCACAACTATGGGAAAGGGGATAAACAAATGTTGCAAActcaagattttatttaaacttgtttagaTCACCTTGGAAATTCACTTTGGTTTGGTTTAGAAACAGTACAACATGGCCAGTGTGCATTTTGGTATCTATAAACAATTAGACTGGATGAACATACCCATGCTGCTCTTTTTGTAATTCATCtatgtaaaatatataatgCCTAACATATCATTTGGGTTGAGGGTCATTTTTATTGTTCTCACAAAATCTGTGCCTTAAACATCATGCCCTGTATGAAGTTGTTCAGATGGCCACACCTGACCTTCAAACTGTACAAGAACCTACAATAGCTTAACTCAGTGGCAGCACTGTCCTGAATTCCTGATCACCTTATAGGTTCCTCCACTTTGTAGTCTTACCCTAGGCATGGTGGTTTAAACTGCTTTGCAGCTTCGTCATTTTGCTCAAGAAGTAGGCATAAATGTCACTGAATGCTGGTAACTATTTCATGCTTATATTAGTACCAGTAAATCTACTATCCTGTTATCTCTGCAATGTGCATTTGGATGGATAGGTGACTGGTTTGGCCCTGTCCTTTTTTTAACCAACAGAAAATGTGATCCAATTTATTAAGGAAATTCATTTCTGTTCAGTTTCAAAAGTATTACGAAAAGAATATTTGGGGTTCAGTTTGgtgttttttccccttttcattattttttttctctgtgaCAAAACGTTCTTTTATCCAGATGGTGAATTTGGTTACCCGAATACCCAATTCCAACACTACTAGTTGTATGTCTATGTCCAGGGGATGTTTTGTCCAACCATAAAGTGTCTAAGTTCTAAGCCAAACTTTCTGATTTTTCCTAGAGTTGATATATCATTTGATCAGGTTCCTCTGCATGTGCCTATGCTTGGCAGTGCTCTTTCTTGAAGTGGGAGAAAAGGAACCTCTGTAATACATGTGCAATGTATTGTACTATAGTGTGCCAGAAGCATGAATGCATGAATGCATGCAAGTGTGTGGGTGTTGTGCATGCAATTGTCTAGATGTCTTGATGAGTGCTCTGATAACATGCAAGAAGGCGAGTGTCTTTGAGGTGTCATGCGCTAAAACCTGTACTCATGTTAGGTAAGACATGTCCCCTCGAGCATCCAAATAGCCAAGCCACCTAACACCTATATAAGGAGGCATTGTCTCTGGAACAaacaagcttttttttaataaaaattcctAAGTTCGTATATTTTACCATCTCTTTAGTGTTATCATTGTCCCATGCTCCCCTCTTTGTTACCCTTACGTGGATTATGTTTATCACTAAGATACCATTATGCATAATGGCCCCCTTGTTTTGTTTATGGTAATTCAACTGCGTTAAATGCTGGTGATATGCATTAAACAAACAAAGAGGAGGAAGATGAATGGAGAGTTGATATGATAACCTGGGAATTTATCTCGACATAGCTTCTTTGTTACATAATATAATGTCTTATAGAGATATCATGAGGCTTGATTATTTGGATACTTGGTTGTCATCAAGACATGTTTTAAGGCACCAAGACTTTTGCATGCATCCATGCTTATTCTGTCACACATTAAAATATACCATCCATTGCATGCTCCTATATGAAGTGGGCAGTTGGTGATTTCTGAGTTTTAGACTTTATGAGCATCTCTGGCAAGTGTCTTAGCTAAACTCAGGGGCAGCACAACAATGATCACCTCATATGGTCCACCATTTTGCACTCTTAACATTGGCGTGATTGTTTAGGTTGTTTACCTGCTATGCCAATTGTCTTCAAGAAGTATACATAAACATCACTAAAGGCTGGTCACTCATTTATGCTCACCTTGCTACCAATAAATCTAATGCCCTGCACTCCTGCTTAATCTTTGACTATCTGCATTTGGATGCATGGTTGAGTGCTTGGGAATTTTCCTTTGTTTAACCAACTAAAGTGTAGCTCATTTTTTTGGATGACTGTCTAGACAGCTTTGTCCTGCTGTTCTATCTTAGATATTATTGAATACTGGACTTTGTTGATTTTCAGTTCTTTGTTATTggctatttcattttttttcttcaatattttttcatgttttctttttaagccaC encodes:
- the LOC133670392 gene encoding proline--tRNA ligase, chloroplastic/mitochondrial-like, encoding MVSSLRLPSLTSLFSSPYLRRPPPLLLRPHHHHKLSLPPLTTAFSSQTTSASTTENPKKQTNQDQKVITPRSQDFNAWYVDIIANAELADYGPVRGTMVIRPYGYAIWEAIQDYLNVKFKETGHSNMYFPQFIPFSFIEKEASHVEGFSPELALVTIGGGKELEEKLVVRPTSETIVNHMFTQWIHSYRDLPLMVNQWANVTRWEMRTKPFVRTLEFLWQEGHTAHANPEEAEKEALQMIDVYTKFAYEQAAIPVIAGRKSKAETFAGADRTYTIEAMMGDRKALQAGTSHNLGQNFSRAFGTQFMDENGERQHVWQTSWAVSTRFIGGIIMTHGDDSGLMLPPKIAPIQVVIVPIWKKEDEKTGVLNAASSVKKVLQSAGIKVKLDDTDQRTPGWKFNFWEMKGVPLRIEIGPRDVSSASVVISRRDVPGKQGKVFGISMEPSILEAYVKDKLDEIQSSLLGMATSFRDSNIVDVSSYDELKAAITLGKWARGPWSASDADEQRVKEETGATIRCFPFEQPQGSKTCLMTGSPAEEVAIFAKSY